The Campylobacter concisus sequence AAATTTCGTGAAAAATATAGAAACTGCGATGTTTTACTAATAGACGATGTACAGTTTCTTGGTAAAACTGATAAAATCCAAGAGGAATTTTTCAACACATATAATGAACTTTTAGCAAAAAATGGTCAAATAGTTATGACTTCAGATCGACCTCCAAAGACACTAAAAGGCTTTGAGGATAGGATGATTTCAAGATTTGATAAGGCTTTTATGGCTGATATTACGCCGCCTGAACTTGATACAAAGATAGCCATCATCATCAAAAAATGTGAATTTGATAAAATCGATCTAAATAAAGAGGTCATAAACTACATAGCCACAAACATGGGAGATAATATCCGTGAGATTGAGGGAGCTATTATAAATCTAAACGTATTTAAAACTCTTATGAAAGAAGAGATCACACTTGATCTTGCAAAAAGTATATTAAAAGATTTAATCAAAGAAAAACGTGAAAATATAAATTTCGATACTATTGTTGAAATAGTTAGTAAAGAACTAAATATCAAACAAAGTGATATAAAAAGCAAATCAAGAGTTACGAATATCGTAGAAGCAAGACGAATCATCATATATCTTGCAAAGATGCTTACAACAAACTCAATGCCACAAATCGCAAACTATTTTGGTATGAAAGATCACAGTGCCGTTAGTCATAATATTAAAAAGATAAATGAGCTAATACAAACTAATGAAATTTTTAGTCTAAAAGTTACTGAATTAAAAAACAAAATTTTGACAAAAGGATAAAATACAATATGAAATTTGTGAATAAATGTGAAAAAGAAAATATAATTTTTCACATTTTAAATAGCTGTATTTCGATGTTTAAAAGCACTTTTCACTTTTTAACATCACCTACTAAAACAAAAAAATTAAATTTAAAAATAGAAGGAAGTTTTTAATGAAAGTTTTAATAAACAAAAATATGCTTGAAAGCATAGTAACAAATACAAATCCATATCTTGAAAAAAGAGATCTTAGTGCTATAACTTCTCACATTTATATCTCAGCAAAAGATGGTGTTTTAAATATAAAAGCAACTGATCATGAGATAGGACTAGCATATAAGCTAAGTAATGTAAAAATAGTTGATGAAGGTTATGCAACTGCAAATGGCAAAAAACTACTTGACATTATAAAAAGTCTAAAAGACGAAGAAGTGATGTTAGAAACTGTAAATAACTATCTTTACATAAAACAAAAAAACTCAAAATACAAACTTCCAATGTATAAATTTGAAGATTTTCCAGAATTTCCAACGATTGAGGGCAAATCAAAATTTGATGTTGACGCTGTTATGTTAGGAAGAAGTTTAAAGAAAATTTTACCAAGTATTGATAGCAATAACCCAAAATTTGAACTAAACGGAGCTTTTCTTGATATTAAAAAAGACTTTATAAATATCGTTGGTACTGATACAAGAAGACTTAGTGTATTTAGATTTCAAACACCAACTGAAAAAGAATTTTCACTTATAATCCCTAAAAAAGCTATCAATGAAATACAAAAATTATTTTTTGACAAGATAGAAATTTGCTATGATGAAAATATCTTAATCGCTCAAAGTCAAAATTTTGAATTTTTCACAAAACTTATAAATGGCAAATTTCCAGATTACGAGCGTGTAATACCAAAAGAGGTAAGAAAAAGACTTCAACTAAGTAGAGATAAGATGATAGAGGGCATAAAAACTATCTCGATGCTAAGTGATACAATGAAAATATCTTTTGCGAAAGATAATATAACATTTGAAAGTGTTATAGAAGATAACTCTGAAGCAAAAACTACAATAGATTATCAAACTGGTTTAGAGCTTGGAGATGAATTTTTTATAGGTATAAAAAATAGATATCTACTTGACTTTTTAAGTAGCATAGAGGATGAAAATTTTGAGCTTGGATTTAATGAAAGCTCACTAGCATTTGTTGTAAATTCAAAAGAATTAACAACAGTAATAATGCCGATAAATTTATAAGATAAGGCAAGATTATGGAAAATAATTACGGCGCAGAAAATATTAAAGTACTAAAAGGGCTTGAGGCGGTCAGGAAGCGCCCAGGCATGTATATAGGCGATACTAACATAAGCGGTCTTCACCACATGATCTACGAAGTCGTTGATAACTCTATCGACGAAGCGATGGCAGGATACTGCGATACGATAGATGTTGAGCTTACACGTGAAGGCTCAGCGATCATTAGCGATAATGGCCGTGGTATCCCAGTAGATATGCACCCAACTGAGAAAATTTCAGCTGCGACTGTTGTTCTAACTGTGCTTCACGCTGGTGGTAAATTTGACAAGGACACTTATAAGGTTTCTGGTGGTCTTCACGGCGTTGGTGTATCTGTCGTAAATGCCCTTTCTAAAAAGCTAGTCGTAAATATCAAACGCGATGGCAAGCTTCACAGACAAGAATTTGCAAAAGGCATCCCTCAAAGCGATCTTGAAGTGATAAAAACTACAAACCGCACAGGCACGCAAGTCGAGTTTTGGCCAGATGATAGTATATTTGAAGTGACTGAATTTGACGATGAAATTTTAGTAAAAAGATTTCGCGAGCTAGCCTATCTAAATCCAAAGATAACTATAAATTTCAAAGATCAAAGAAATGGCAGAAGCGAGAGCTTTCATTTTGAGGGCGGACTTGAGAGCTTTGTAACTGATATGAACAAGGCAAATGCTGTCAGCAAAGCAGTCTCATTTAGCGGCGGCGAAGATGATGTTATGGTTGATTTTGCACTGCTTTACAACGATACTTATAGTGAAAATTTACTAAGCTTTGTAAATAACATCAAAACTCCAGATGGAGGTACGCACGAGGCTGGCTTTAGAGCAGGCCTTACAAGAGTTATCACAAACTACGTTCAAGCAAACGCTGCTGCACGTGAAAAAGATACAAAGATAACTGGCGAAGATATCCGCGAGGGACTTATCGCAGTTGTAAGTGTAAAGGTGCCAGAGCCGCAGTTTGAGGGACAAACAAAGGGCAAACTAGGCTCAAGCTACGTAAAACCTATCGTTCAAAAGATGGTTTTTGACGTGCTTACAAAGTATTTTGAAGAAAATCCTATCGAAGCAAGAGCGATAATGGATAAAGCTCTAATGGCAGCTCGTGGTCGCGAGGCCGCTAAAAAAGCTAGAGATCTAACTCGTAAAAAAGAGAGCATGAGCGTAGGCACACTTCCTGGCAAACTGGCTGATTGTCAGAGTAAAGACCCAGTAATTAGCGAGCTATACCTAGTGGAGGGCGACTCTGCGGGCGGTTCTGCAAAACAAGGACGTGATAGAGTTTTTCAAGCGATATTGCCGCTTAAGGGTAAAATTCTAAACGTTGAAAAGGCAAGACTAGATAAAATTTTAAAATCTGATGAGATAAAAAATATGATAACAGCGCTAGGATGTGGTATCGGAGATGAATTTGACGCTGAAAAGCTTAGATATCATAAGATCATCATCATGACTGATGCTGATGTCGATGGTAGTCACATACAGACACTACTTTTAACCTTCTTCTTTAGATTTTTAAATAAAGTTGTAGAAAACGGCCACATTTACCTAGCTCAGCCGCCACTTTACCGCTATAAAAAAGGAAAAAAAGAAATTTATCTAAAAGATGAAAAGGCACTAAACGAATTTCTTATCGAAACTGGCATCGAGGGCGTTGATATAGAGGGCATTGGCAGTGCGGATTTGATTGATTTCTTAAAGATCGTTGCAGCTTATAGAAGCGTCTTAAAAGAGCTTGAAAAACGCTTTAACGTCCTTTCAGCGATCCGCTATATGATAGAAAATCCAGACATCGTCTCAAAAAGCTACAATGAAATTTTTGAAATTTTAAGAGACTTCTTAAAAGCTGAGGGACACAACATCCTAAACCACTACGTTAGCGATGATGAGGTTAGAATTTATGTCCAAACTGAAAGCGGCCTAGAAGAGCTCGTGGTAAATGAAAATTTATTTACAAATCCACTCTATGAAGAGGCACTTTACATCAGCCAAAAGATAAAAGAGCGCGGTCTAGACTTGCATAGTGACGTTATAGACGTGCTTGATGAAGTAGAGAAAAATGCGAAAAAAGGTGCATATATCCAGCGCTACAAAGGTCTTGGTGAGATGAACCCTGAGCAGCTTTGGGAGACTACGATGAACCCTGAGAACAGAAGACTTTTAAAGATTGATATAAACGACGCTATAAGCGCCTCTGACACGTTTAATCTCTTTATGGGCGATGAGGTCGAGCCAAGAAGAAACTACATCCAAGACCACGCAAAAGACGTTAAACACTTGGATATTTAAAAGAAAAAGGATAAAAGATGAGCGAAGAGCTAGATATAAAATATGGCGAAAAAATTTTAAAAGAATTTGACATAGAGAGTGACCTTGAGGTCTGGGAAAATAAGCAAACAAGGGATTATGTCATAAAGATCACTCTGCCTGAGTTTTGCTGCCTTTGCCCTCGCTCTGGTTATCCTGACTTTGCGACGATATATCTTGAGTACATACCAAATAAGCTTGTAGTTGAGCTAAAAGCGATAAAGCTTTATATAAATAGCTTTATGAACCGCAATATCAGCCACGAAGATAGTATAAATGAAATTTACTCTGTTTTAGAAAAAAAACTTGAGCCAAAATTTATGAAGATAGTTGGGGATTTTAACCCACGTGGAAATGTCCATACAGTTATCGAGATTAGCTCTGATCTAGTTGTAAAAAAGCCAGTTGAAGAGAAAGAATTTGCTCCAAAAAGTAGGGAGAGAAGCTTTAGCGATAAGCCACGTGAGAGACGAAGTACAAGTGATCGTGGCAGCAGCAGGGGCAGCAGAGATGATAAATTTAAAAAAGATGACAAGCCAAGAAGAAGCTCAAACAAAGAGGGCTTTAGAAAGATAAGCTATGCCGATGATAAGAAGCCAAAAGTAGTCAAAAAGGATAAATAATGATAAGTGCTAAGCTTATAGAACATATCTTTAAAGCAGCATCTATATCACGTTGGAACGACTATCCAAAGATGACAAATTTAGTCGAGCTTGATAAGCAAGCTCATAAATTTATCATCGCTTATTTCATAGCAAAACAAGAGCAAGACGCCGATATGAACTATATCATTGAGGCTGGAATTTTTGAGTTTTTAAGTAGGGTCG is a genomic window containing:
- the dnaA gene encoding chromosomal replication initiator protein DnaA, whose translation is MIADEILENLSTQISPEEYQSYIKQLKFNEKASDDHIIVFTAPNELMAKFINTRYADKIAHLYEVRTGIKPNIEISSTKSSKVSKQNQINVKQIKTQSSILNPSYTFENFVCGASNQYAFLSAKAAAEKPGVLYNPLFIYGTTGLGKTHLLQSVGNHCLNKGKTVICVTSEQFMIDFTSHINNHSMPKFREKYRNCDVLLIDDVQFLGKTDKIQEEFFNTYNELLAKNGQIVMTSDRPPKTLKGFEDRMISRFDKAFMADITPPELDTKIAIIIKKCEFDKIDLNKEVINYIATNMGDNIREIEGAIINLNVFKTLMKEEITLDLAKSILKDLIKEKRENINFDTIVEIVSKELNIKQSDIKSKSRVTNIVEARRIIIYLAKMLTTNSMPQIANYFGMKDHSAVSHNIKKINELIQTNEIFSLKVTELKNKILTKG
- the dnaN gene encoding DNA polymerase III subunit beta, translated to MKVLINKNMLESIVTNTNPYLEKRDLSAITSHIYISAKDGVLNIKATDHEIGLAYKLSNVKIVDEGYATANGKKLLDIIKSLKDEEVMLETVNNYLYIKQKNSKYKLPMYKFEDFPEFPTIEGKSKFDVDAVMLGRSLKKILPSIDSNNPKFELNGAFLDIKKDFINIVGTDTRRLSVFRFQTPTEKEFSLIIPKKAINEIQKLFFDKIEICYDENILIAQSQNFEFFTKLINGKFPDYERVIPKEVRKRLQLSRDKMIEGIKTISMLSDTMKISFAKDNITFESVIEDNSEAKTTIDYQTGLELGDEFFIGIKNRYLLDFLSSIEDENFELGFNESSLAFVVNSKELTTVIMPINL
- the gyrB gene encoding DNA topoisomerase (ATP-hydrolyzing) subunit B; the encoded protein is MENNYGAENIKVLKGLEAVRKRPGMYIGDTNISGLHHMIYEVVDNSIDEAMAGYCDTIDVELTREGSAIISDNGRGIPVDMHPTEKISAATVVLTVLHAGGKFDKDTYKVSGGLHGVGVSVVNALSKKLVVNIKRDGKLHRQEFAKGIPQSDLEVIKTTNRTGTQVEFWPDDSIFEVTEFDDEILVKRFRELAYLNPKITINFKDQRNGRSESFHFEGGLESFVTDMNKANAVSKAVSFSGGEDDVMVDFALLYNDTYSENLLSFVNNIKTPDGGTHEAGFRAGLTRVITNYVQANAAAREKDTKITGEDIREGLIAVVSVKVPEPQFEGQTKGKLGSSYVKPIVQKMVFDVLTKYFEENPIEARAIMDKALMAARGREAAKKARDLTRKKESMSVGTLPGKLADCQSKDPVISELYLVEGDSAGGSAKQGRDRVFQAILPLKGKILNVEKARLDKILKSDEIKNMITALGCGIGDEFDAEKLRYHKIIIMTDADVDGSHIQTLLLTFFFRFLNKVVENGHIYLAQPPLYRYKKGKKEIYLKDEKALNEFLIETGIEGVDIEGIGSADLIDFLKIVAAYRSVLKELEKRFNVLSAIRYMIENPDIVSKSYNEIFEILRDFLKAEGHNILNHYVSDDEVRIYVQTESGLEELVVNENLFTNPLYEEALYISQKIKERGLDLHSDVIDVLDEVEKNAKKGAYIQRYKGLGEMNPEQLWETTMNPENRRLLKIDINDAISASDTFNLFMGDEVEPRRNYIQDHAKDVKHLDI
- the queF gene encoding preQ(1) synthase, which gives rise to MSEELDIKYGEKILKEFDIESDLEVWENKQTRDYVIKITLPEFCCLCPRSGYPDFATIYLEYIPNKLVVELKAIKLYINSFMNRNISHEDSINEIYSVLEKKLEPKFMKIVGDFNPRGNVHTVIEISSDLVVKKPVEEKEFAPKSRERSFSDKPRERRSTSDRGSSRGSRDDKFKKDDKPRRSSNKEGFRKISYADDKKPKVVKKDK